From the Plectropomus leopardus isolate mb chromosome 18, YSFRI_Pleo_2.0, whole genome shotgun sequence genome, one window contains:
- the snrnp40 gene encoding U5 small nuclear ribonucleoprotein 40 kDa protein — MIEPKKRAADMAVVPAAVKRPRTELVAAAQSQQLVAMGPPRSSSLQAPIMLMSGHEGEVYCCKFHPNGATLASSGFDRLILMWNVYGDCDNYATLKGHSGAVMELHYNTDGSMLFSASTDKTVGVWDSETGERIKRLKGHTSFVNSCYPARRGPQLVCTGSDDGTVKLWDIRKKGAIHTFQNTYQVLAVTFNDTSDQILSGGIDNDIKVWDLRQNKLIYNMHGHGDSVTGLSLSSEGSYLLSNSMDNTVRIWDVRPFAPKERCVKIFQGNVHNFEKNLLRCSWSTDGSKIAAGSADRFVYIWDTTSRRILYKLPGHAGSVNEVAFHPEEPIVLSGSSDKRLYMGEIQ; from the exons ATGATTGAACCGAAGAAACGAGCGGCGGACATGGCGGTGGTTCCCGCCGCCGTGAAGCGGCCCCGGACCGAGCTGGTGGCGGCGGCTCAGTCTCAGCAACTCGTGGCCATG GGTCCCCCGCGGAGCTCCAGCTTGCAGGCTCCCATTATGCTGATGTCTGGTCACGAGGGTGAGGTCTACTGCTGCAAATTTCACCCCAACGGAGCAACTCTGGCCTCCTCAGGATTTGACAGGCTCATAT TGATGTGGAATGTGTACGGAGATTGTGACAATTATGCAACTCTGAAGGGCCACAGTGGTGCAGTGATGGAGCTGCACTACAACACAGATGGCAG CATGCTGTTTTCGGCGAGCACAGACAAGACTGTAGGTGTGTGGGACAGTGAAACAGGCGAGAGGATCAAACGTCTGAAGGGCCACACCTCCTTCGTCAACTCCTGCTACCCGGCCCGCCGAGGGCCCCAGCTCGTCTGCACCGGCAGCGATGATGGCACAGTTAAG CTGTGGGACATTCGAAAGAAAGGGGCGATCCACACTTTCCAGAACACCTACCAGGTGCTGGCTGTGACATTCAACGACACCAGTGATCAGATCTTGTCAGGAGGCATCGACAACGACATCAAG gtGTGGGACCTGAGGCAGAACAAGCTGATCTACAACATGCACGGCCATGGTGACTCGGTAACTGGACTCAGCCTGAGCTCCGAGGGATCATACCTCCTCTCAAACTCCATGGACAACACAG tACGTATTTGGGATGTCCGACCGTTTGCACCCAAGGAGAGATGTGTGAAGATTTTCCAAGGCAACGTTCACAACTTTGAGAAG AATCTGCTGAGGTGCTCCTGGTCTACTGACGGCAGCAAGATCGCTGCCGGATCAGCTGACAG ATTTGTGTATATCTGGGACACCACATCACGTAGGATCCTGTACAAGCTGCCGGGCCACGCCGGCTCCGTCAACGAAGTGGCCTTTCACCCAGAGGAGCCTATAG TGCTGTCTGGCTCCAGTGATAAGCGGCTCTACATGGGAGAAATTCagtag
- the zcchc17 gene encoding nucleolar protein of 40 kDa, with protein MSDSDGPAQEPGGLEGLPPMHSIFKGEVVSVQTYGAFVRLPGYKKEGLVHVSEMSASRIENASEIVDVGEKVWIKVIGREIRGDKVKMSFSMKAVNQGTGRDLDPNNVMAEQDARRRKQFRDHTGNRITLEAVLNTTCSKCGCKGHFTKDCFSAPGLQYALLPEEDDEEPQNQQQQTSTAAPQQDSDKKKKKKKEKKMKKKRKRERKESDSDDSSSSSSSEYKSKRRRRDHAHDREDKKKKKHKKHRSHKHS; from the exons ATGTCTGACAGTGACGGCCCAGCACAAGAGCCTGGTGGACTGGAAGGTCTGCCTCCAATGCACAGCATTTTCAAAGGAGAGGTGGTCTCTGTGCAGACCTACGGAGCCTTTGTCAGACTGCCAGGATACAAGAAGGAAG GCCTGGTACATGTGAGTGAGATGTCAGCCTCACGGATTGAGAATGCCTCAGAGATTGTCGATGTGGGGGAAAAAGTGTGGATTAAAGTCATTGGGAGAGAG ATTCGGGGTGACAAGGTGAAGATGTCCTTCTCAATGAAAGCTGTCAATCAGGGAACAGGGCGGGATTTGGACCCAAACAATGTTATGGCAGA GCAGGATGCAAGGCGACGTAAGCAGTTTAGAGATCACACAGGCAACAGGATCACACTGGAGGCTGTGCTCAATACGACATGCTCAAAATGCGGCTGCAAAG gcCACTTCACAAAGGACTGTTTCTCTGCTCCGGGCTTGCAGTACGCTCTTTTACCTGAAGAGGACGATGAAGAGCCGCAGAATCAACAGCAGCAGACTTCCACAGCTGCACCACAGCAAGACtcagacaaaaagaagaagaaaaagaag gagaagaagatgaagaagaagaggaagagggagaggaaggagtCTGATAGTgacgacagcagcagcagcagcagcagtgaataTAAATCCAAGAGGAGGCGCCGCGACCACGCTCACGACAGAgaggacaagaagaagaagaaacacaagaaacacagatcacacaaacacagctga
- the nkain1 gene encoding sodium/potassium-transporting ATPase subunit beta-1-interacting protein 1, translating into MGKCDGRCTLLVICSLQLVAALQRQVFDFLGYQWAPILANFLHIMAVILGMFGTVQFRFRYLIFYAVWLVLWVGWNSFIICFYLEVGNLSHDRDFLMTFNTSLHRSWWMEHGPGCLVTPVLDSHMAPDDHHVITVSGCLLDYQYIEVLSSAIQILLALFGFVYACYVSKVFQDDEDSFDFIGGFDSYGYQPPQKSSHLQLQPLYTAG; encoded by the exons ATGGGGAAGTGCGACGGAAGATGCACGCTGCTGGTGATATGTTCACTGCAgttg GTGGCAGCCCTGCAGAGGCAGGTGTTTGACTTTCTAGGGTACCAATGGGCCCCCATCCTGGCCAACTTCCTGCACATTATGGCCGTCATCCTGGGCATGTTTGGCACCGTGCAGTTTCGCTTCCGATACCTTATCTTT TATGCAGTATGGCTGGTCCTCTGGGTGGGCTGGAACTCATTCATTATCTGTTTCTACCTGGAGGTTGGCAACCTGTCTCAT gacaGGGACTTTCTCATGACGTTCAACACATCCCTTCATCGCTCGTGGTGGATGGAGCATGGTCCCGGTTGCCTGGTGACACCTGTGCTAGACTCTCATATGGCCCCTGACGACCACCATGTCATCACTGTCTCCGGGTGTCTCCTTGACTACCAGTACATAGAGGTGTTGAGTTCGGCGATTCAGATCCTATTGGCT CTCTTTGGCTTTGTGTACGCCTGCTACGTGAGCAAAGTCTTCCAGGATGACGAGGACAGCT TTGATTTCATCGGTGGTTTTGACTCGTACGGCTACCAGCCTCCTCAGAAGTCCTCtcatctgcagctgcagcctcttTACAC GGCTGGTTAA